In a genomic window of Deinococcus multiflagellatus:
- a CDS encoding ATP-grasp domain-containing protein translates to MKVLVTGARAPVALDLARALQAAGAQVALADSVTPFAAHLLRPRVPVHRLPPPRQAFGAFQTALLRLLDRVDLVVPTCEEVFWLAEAARRGGWSGQLLAPPPATLRALHSKALFPELARAAGIDAPQTWVLSDPAHLPTLPGRAGLIFKPEFSRFGTARLGHPGTAPTPARRWVAQERLVGEELCVWSLAHAGQLRACAVYRPVLRQQGGASYAFEAVERPAVVAMAQVLARAAGATGQLSYDVIVTPAGRVAPIECNPRATSGLHLLPGAALGRAVLGGGPLLTPAPGTLRYLAPALAVLGPLGALQVGSARPLVHTWRAGQDVVGRPGNRAPVAGALLDAARFALAGALGGRSAAEQSTADIEWNGEAMP, encoded by the coding sequence ATGAAGGTGCTGGTGACCGGCGCGCGGGCCCCGGTGGCCCTGGACCTCGCCCGCGCGCTGCAGGCGGCGGGCGCCCAGGTCGCGCTGGCCGATTCGGTCACGCCCTTTGCCGCCCACCTGCTGCGGCCCCGGGTGCCGGTTCACCGCCTGCCCCCACCCCGGCAGGCCTTCGGGGCGTTCCAGACCGCGCTCCTGCGCCTGCTGGATAGGGTGGATCTGGTGGTGCCCACCTGCGAGGAGGTGTTCTGGCTGGCTGAAGCCGCCCGGCGGGGCGGCTGGTCTGGGCAGCTGCTGGCCCCGCCCCCCGCCACGCTGCGGGCGCTGCACTCCAAGGCCCTGTTCCCCGAACTGGCCCGCGCCGCCGGGATAGACGCCCCGCAGACCTGGGTGCTCTCTGACCCTGCGCACCTGCCCACCCTGCCTGGGCGCGCCGGGCTGATCTTCAAGCCCGAGTTCTCGCGCTTTGGCACCGCGCGGCTGGGCCACCCGGGGACTGCCCCCACCCCGGCGCGCCGCTGGGTGGCCCAGGAGCGGCTGGTGGGCGAGGAACTGTGCGTCTGGTCGCTGGCCCACGCGGGGCAGCTGCGCGCCTGCGCGGTCTACCGGCCGGTGCTGCGCCAGCAGGGCGGCGCCTCGTACGCGTTTGAGGCGGTGGAGAGACCGGCAGTGGTGGCCATGGCGCAGGTCCTGGCGCGCGCTGCCGGGGCCACCGGGCAGCTCTCCTACGACGTGATCGTGACCCCGGCCGGCCGGGTGGCGCCCATTGAGTGCAATCCGCGCGCCACCAGTGGCCTGCACCTGCTGCCGGGGGCGGCCCTGGGGCGGGCGGTGCTGGGCGGCGGGCCGCTACTGACCCCCGCGCCCGGCACCCTGCGTTACCTCGCCCCGGCCCTGGCGGTGCTGGGGCCGCTGGGGGCCCTGCAGGTGGGGTCGGCGCGGCCCCTGGTGCACACCTGGCGCGCCGGGCAGGACGTGGTGGGCCGCCCAGGCAACCGCGCCCCGGTGGCGGGGGCCCTGCTGGACGCCGCGCGCTTTGCCCTGGCCGGGGCCCTGGGCGGCCGAAGTGCCGCTGAGCAGTCCACCGCCGACATCGAATGGAACGGCGAGGCCATGCCGTGA